The Leadbettera azotonutricia ZAS-9 genome has a window encoding:
- a CDS encoding UPF0175 family protein has translation MNTLRITIDIPQGLADQVASAQIEQEFKQFIAMKFYADKKITIGMAAHYAGMNRYDFEQYLAQYNVPCSLLEYNDVMADLEKMKDLTAPAQ, from the coding sequence ATGAACACACTGCGTATAACCATAGATATTCCGCAGGGCCTGGCAGACCAGGTTGCCTCTGCCCAGATAGAGCAGGAATTCAAGCAATTCATTGCCATGAAATTCTACGCCGATAAAAAAATTACTATCGGTATGGCTGCCCACTATGCCGGGATGAATCGTTATGATTTTGAGCAGTATCTCGCCCAATATAATGTCCCCTGCTCTCTTCTTGAATATAATGATGTCATGGCCGACCTCGAAAAAATGAAAGACCTCACCGCTCCAGCGCAATAA
- a CDS encoding BrnA antitoxin family protein: MAIIESTVKVGQKPPKEALKRIRKEIKEAAKFPINLEDAPELSPEALKEFAHLAAERNRQKKRQVVTLRLVPDCLSKYKSLGKGYTSIMADVLNYAANNPEILSKFR, encoded by the coding sequence ATGGCTATTATAGAATCGACGGTGAAGGTTGGACAAAAGCCACCTAAAGAAGCATTAAAGCGGATCCGTAAAGAAATTAAGGAAGCCGCAAAATTCCCTATAAACCTTGAGGATGCGCCGGAACTTTCCCCGGAGGCTCTTAAGGAATTTGCCCACCTGGCGGCAGAGCGGAACCGGCAGAAAAAGCGACAAGTAGTAACCCTGCGCCTTGTCCCTGATTGCCTTTCAAAATATAAGTCTCTGGGTAAAGGGTATACCAGCATAATGGCCGATGTGCTGAACTATGCCGCGAATAATCCGGAAATACTTTCAAAGTTTCGGTAA